In Psychrobacter ciconiae, the genomic window AACTTGGGCAGCTTGGATCAGATCGCCTTTATTTTGAGCTGCTTGCAACGCCGTAAACAGCGAATCAAGCTCCTTATGATGCTGATTTAGAGTAGCTAATGCCGATTTAACTTTAGGAACATCATCTTGATACGGTGATAATAACTTGGCTAACACATTATCTTCGACCGCAAAATGCGCGGTCATGGCGCTAAGGTAGGTTTCAAGCGCTTGCCAATGCTGCAAAATGTCGTCTGGCGCGTCAGAGCAGTTTTTAGCATGACGGGATAAGTTTAGCCCTAAATGGTGCTCTCGCGACAAGGGCTGCAATTGATGGGCGCGTTTCATCACACTCTCCTTGTTGTGGCTTTATTATCAGCTTAACAAATTTCAAAAGCTTTATCTTAGCCTTATTGCAAGCAGCCTTTGATAGGCATGACCGGCGGCGGTAAGTCTGTCTCGTTCAGCGCCTCTAACAAGTTAATTTCAATCGTTCGTGATAGCGCTTCAAGCGGTAAATGGTTCGCCTCAAAGCCAAACGGGTCGACAAGCTCTTCGCTCAAGGCATCAAGCCCAAAAAACGTATAAGCAACCAACGCGCAAATCAGCGGCGTTGCCCAGCCTAAGGATGACGCCAAACCAAACGGCAACATAAAGCAGTAAAGATAAGTCGTCCGGTGAACCAAGAGCATATAAGCAAACGGCAGCGGCGTGTTTTGAATGCGCTCACAAGCGGCAAGCACAACGGTAATAGCGCTTAGCTGCTGATCGATATTTTGCATCATAAGCTCAGTGACCAAGCGCTTTTTACGGCTGTCGCTCAGTTTTTTGCCCAAAAGCCGCATGATAAAATCAGGCAGATTTTTTGATTCACGCATTTTTTGATGGTATTTTTCTTCGACAAATTTATCCACATCAGCCCACGGCTCAGTATCACGAAGCCTGTGCCTAAGCGCATGAACAAAGGCAATGTTTAGATAAACCATCTCTTTTTGCGCGTCCCTGCCTTCCTCAGATCGATCGTCGATAAAGGACATAATTTGACGGGTAAAGCTGCGCGAATCAAAGACCAGCTGCCCCCAAAGTCCGCGCGCCTCCCACCAGCGCTGATAACTGGCATTGTTTCGAAAGCCCAAAAACAGCGACAGCGCAATCCCAAGTAAGGTAAACGGCGCGGTACTATAGCTTGAAAATGAGCTTGGAAACTCATGCTGAATCAAAGTAACCAAAGCGCTAATGGCGGTGATTAAGATAATTTGCGGGTAAGTGCTGGGCAGCACTGAACCGCGAAGGGCAAAAAGTAACGTAAAGGCACTCAGCTTTTGCCGGACAATCATGACAATTTCCTAACGGCAAGAATTAATCAATAAATAAAATCACTTTAACCTGTGAATTTTACGCTGCTGATTATAACAAAGCTTATGCTGAATCAAAGATTAGTTATGTGAATTTAACCTTTAGCCTCAAACCGCTTGCGGCAACGCCTCATGCTTAAGTCCTATCGCGCATGGCGTGCCGTTTTTATCGACCTCTTTGATAACCAATGACCACTCTTCATTAACAACGATCTTATCTCCTGCAACAGGGGACGTTTCCACATTTGCCATAACAAACTCAGCAACGGTTTGTTGCCAAATGCTTGGGGCTTTAGATTTGTTAGGTTGTTTGGCTTCAGCTTTTTTTAAGTCCGCAAAAAACGGTAAATCGCCCAGTTTAACATTTGGTGACAATAACCAATCTCCATAAAACTCCTCAATGGCGCGCTTATCAAGCTTGGTGTCATTAAAAATTTGCGCAATTTGCCGAGCATAATCGCCGCGCATGGCGTACCAAACGATGTCGCCAAAATGCAATACAGTGTCCTCTTCTACCTGAATTAAACGACCGCCGCGAATCAATGCAAATACAGCAATTTCATCAGGGCTAATACGCTTTGAAATCGCTCTAGGGTGGCGACCCATCGCAAACGCGCCGGCTTTTACCTCAAATTCGTAAAGCGTGATACTTTGAGTGTCAGACACCCAAACTTCATGCTCTTCTTTGGGGTCATTATTGGTTGGGATACGAACTTTAAACCATCGCGCCATCACTGGAATGGTCGTTCCTTGCAAAATCAGCGACAGCACCACCACCCCAAAGGCGATATCGAACAATAAAAACGCCTCATCAATCGCTGCCATCACGGGCAGTATTGCAAGCGTAATCGGTACGGCACCGCGAAGCCCTACCCACGAGATAAACGCAATCTCGCGGTCTTTAAACTTAAACGGTCGAACACTACTATACACGGCAATAGGTCTTGCCACCAAAATCATAAATGCTGCGATAGCCACTGAATAATGCCAAACATTAATCACGTTCGATGGCGTAACCAACAGCCCAAGCACCACAAAAAGCACCGCTTGTGACAACCAAGCAAAGCTGTCCATTACCCGAAGCACATGCTCAGTGGCTCGAACCTTTTGATTGCCAATAATAAGCCCTGCCAGATATACAGCCAAAAATCCACTTCCACCCAACAAATTGGTCGCCGCAAATACCAAAAGTCCTGCCGACAAAATCAAAATGGCGTACATACCTTCCGCCAAATGCACTTTTGGCAGCATTTTAGCCAAAGCATAGCCTGCCAATACCCCAACGCCAAGCCCAAAGCCTAACTGTTGAAGCAATAGCCCTAAAAAGCCGAACACCGTTTGCCCTGCAGGGTCAACATTGAGTGCAATAAGTCCTGTGACGAGTAAAATCGCCAGTGGATCGTTCGCTCCCGATTCCAGCTCAAGCGTCGCCTGAACGCGGTCATTCAGTTTTACGCCGCCATTTCGCAGTAGTGAAAACACCGCAGCGGCATCTGTCGAGCCAACAATCGCCGCCATTAACAGCCCAACGCGCCAATCAACGTTGAGCAGCCAAGTAACGAACACCCCAAGCACCAAAACGGTCGCCACCACGCCCCACGTTGCCAATACAATCGCCGGCTTAAGACCTACCCGAAACGACTGAATCGACGTTCGCAGCCCGCCATCAAGCAAAATACAAGCAAGCGCTGCCTGACCGATAAAATTAGCAATATTATATTGTGAAAAATGAATCCCTAAAATACCCTCCTCACCTGCCAGCATTCCTACGACCAAAAACAGCAACAGCAGCGGCACACCAAGCCTTGCCGACAACGTGCTTGCCATAATGCTCGTAAAAATAAGTAATCCACCTACCAAATATAGGATATTTAACGTATCCATCACCCCAGCCTCATCTAAATCTAATAACTCATCATTGCTCTTGGCACTCCTTGCCACTCTTATCCTTATTATCTTGAGCTTCCCCTATCTTTTATACCACGTTTCAACACTTTGAAATGATTATTCCTCCAATTTTGGCAAAAAAATTTCAACAGCGACATCAAAAAAAATGATTTAAAAAATACTAATTATTGTTGACATTCATAACTGATCCTCTCTCAGCGTAAAAAAGGCAGATTTTACCACTGAAAGCCAATATTCCCTTAAAAAATTCAAAAACCTTACTTTATTTTAAAAAAATAAATCCTGACTAAATGGTCAGTTATTATCAGCATAATCAAAAACTTACCTAAAATCAGTAGTGTAGAAACGCGGGGATCAGCACCCCCTTTATAAAATTGAGTGTTGTCCGACGTTTCAAAGTGTGATTTACTGTGACAAAGCTTTAACAAACTCCAAACAATTTAGAGATTTTCTTGATTGAAGAATTGATTTGAAAATGTACTAAAGCTTTATTTTTGGTTCATGTGACCAACTTTTACCACTGTTTTTAGCCATTAAAAACTTTCTTGTGACATCAAGTGTATCTTAACAGGACGCTAAGACTCATCTTGATAAGCCAAAACTTGCCACTTCACAAGAAAGCAACGACTGTACATAAGGGAGTACGACTGTGCGTTTTGACTCATTAAACTTTGCCTCATCTGCTATCAAACCACTTGCTATGGCTGCGGTTGCCACTGTCGCGATTGCCGGCATGAGCAGCGCCCAAGCCAAAACTTTATTTAAAGATACCAGCATCACCGCCCTTTATGGCGACGGCTTTAAAATGGTACCGAATAATGAATCGGCCAATTTAACCACGATGACTCTTGAGCATGCCTCAACCCACGACTGGGGCGGAATCTTTGCGTTTGTTGACCGTCACCAAGGCGATCATTACGACCTAAAAGACGCTAATGGCAACGTGACTGGCTCTAAGCGTTATAGAGAAACCTTTGGTAAAGTCTCACCAAAGTTCAAAGTTGCATCGTTTAACGACAGTTTTATCAAACAAGTGAACTTAGCTGGCGTTTATGAATTCAGCTCAAACAGCACCGGTTTTGGTCAAGATAACCTCTGGCTTGGTGTTGGCGCAGATTTGAACATTCCAGTTCCAGGAATCAAATACGCATCAGCAACGCTTTATCACGCGTTTAATAATGCCGAAGCCGCAAGTGGTGCAAAAACTAAAGGCGATGATCAAAAAATCACCTTGACTTCAGCTTGGGAACGCGACAACGTTTTAATCGACGGCTATGTGGATTTTGCATTTAACAATGAGTTTGATAATGTCAAAAACAGCATCCACTTCAACCCACAGATTAAATACAATATCCAGCCTATGCTTGGCATCGATAACCGCTTAGAAGTGGGTATTGAATACGATTATTGGAAAAATAAATTTGGTATTAATGACGTAAACCAAAGTGCAGTTGCAGGATTGGTAAAATACCACTTCTAATCCTAAAAATATTTTTCAAAACTATTGACATCGTCAGAAAACCGCGTATAATACGCTGTCATCATCTGACGATGACTTAAGCGGGATTAGCTCAGTTGGTAGAGCACGACCTTGCCAAGGTCGGGGTCGAGAGTTCGAGTCTCTTATCCCGCTCCAAATTTTAAAAAAGCCTCACTTCAAAGTGGGGCTTTTTTTTGTCCGATTTTTAAAGGCTTCAGCGTTTTTTGTCAAAATAACCTTTTGAGAATAGTTAAGTTTAGCTAATGAGTTAAAACTGCTGATTTTAGCCTAGTGCCCATTTGGTGCCCAAACCGTGCCCTACCTCTAAATCCCCAACTATTAAAACGACAACAACCTAATACTGGCAAATTTTAGATTTCATTTAAAATTGACCTTTATAATAGCTCGCGCTTTTCTATCTCCCTCGCTATTTAATTATCTTTCGTTTCATCTGGAACGTATTTAAGAATATCTCCTGGATGAACTTCTAACACCTCACAAAGCTTATTTAAAGTATCAAATTCAATGCGAGTGGTTTCATCGTTATATATCCTATGTAATGTAGATTTGCTGATGTCTGTCATCCTAACTAAATCTGCTACACGTAGCCTTCTTTCAGCTAAAAGAATAGGTAAGTTACATAAAATCACAGTAAATTCCTTATTGGTGAGTAAAAAGTACTTGCCAATGACTACTTTTCTGTTACTATAGTATTCGTTGGCAACAACAAAGTATTTATTAAAGCTTATTTAATGCTTACTGGAGAACTATTATGTCACAGACGTACCTTACTACTCAAGAACTGGCTGAGCGCATCAAATACGATCCTCGTACCATCCGCAATCAGCTTAAAGACACGGTACTGATTGAAAACATTCACTACATTCGCCCTTTTGGAGGTCGCAAGATCTTATACGTCTGGGAGCGAATCGAAGAGGATATGTGCAAACCTGTCATGAGCGCTATTAATGGGATGGCGCTGCAATAATATAAATTTAGAGAAGGAGACTAACGATGGCAACAGTACGATCGCGGCGCGGCAAGCTATTTGTAGATTTTCGATATATGAATATGCGTTGCCGTGAGACAACTAATCTTACAGACACCCCCGCCAACCGCAAAAAACTGGCTAAGATTATCGAAAAGATGGAAGCTGAGATTACCTTGGATCTTTTTGACTATTCTGCTTATTTTCCTAAAAGTGAGCGGGCTCAAGAAATGGCGATGCTTGCGGATCGAGCTCAGGCTTGCCTCAGTCGCAATCCTAGCTTTGCTCAGTTTGCCGGGCTTTGGTTTGATGAAAAGAAGATTGAGTGGCGACCAAGCTATCAACAAAAAACTCAGACCATCATTGATAAGTATTTATTGCCTTATTTTGGGGCTAAGGCGGTTCATTTGATTAAAAAAACAGACTTGCTCACCTTTCGTAGCTCCCTCGCCAAAGTGCGCTACGGTAAAGACGGTCAGTCAAGTCTGTCAGTAGCACGAATCAACCAGATCATGATATAGCCAAATCGACCTAAAAATGTTATAAAATAAAATATCTTAACTGTCACCTCAATGAATCATGACCTATTCCTTAGACTTTCGCAAACAAGTGCTTAAAAGCTTAGCTAACGGCATGACCTTTGCTGAAGCTGCCGTATTTTATGACATCAGCCCGACCACCATTCAAAAGTGGAAGAAGCGGCTTCACAGCAAAACTACTCGCAATGTCACGGCACGAAAGATAACTGATGAGGCATTGCGTAAAGACGTTGAAGACTATCCCGACAGCTATCATTACGAACGTGCTACGCGCTTGAACTGCAGTGCCTCAGGGATTTGTGAGGCGTTAAAGCGCTTGGGAATCAGCAAAAAAAAAGACCTTAGAACACCCAAACGCTTGCCCGATAAAAAGAGCTGAGTTTAACGCTAAGCTCCACTACTTCAAACAACAAGGCTTTCCCATCATCTATATGGACGAAAGTGGCTTTGAGCATGAAACGATAAGACCATACGGTTATGCCCCAATAGGTAAACTTTGTATAGATAGCTGCAACTGGCAAGGTAAAAAACGAACCAACGTCATTGGAGCGTTATACCAAAAGGTCTTGTTTGCGCTAGAATTCATTGCAAAGAACGTCAATTGGCGAGTGATTTATGATTGGTGCAAGTACAAACTGATTCCAAGCCTTAAGACCAAATGCGTGATTGTGATGGACAACGCATCCTTTCATAAAAACCGTCGCATTGCCAAACTGCTTAACCGTCATGGTCATCGCATCTTATGGCTACCACCTTACAGTCCTGACCTAAACCCTATCGAGAATAAATGGGCTCAGGTAAAATTCTTAAGACAAGGTTGGATAGAAAATGACTTATCAAAACTGTTTTATGATATTCATCCAAACCATAACTCTTTTAAAGTGAACTGACTATACAAAGCCACTGCTAAATGGTCGCTACTCTATGATCAATTAGAATACATTGGTAAATATCAACACCTGCATAGCTCTGAAGACGAGCAAGACAGTTATAAAAAAAGCTATCAAAATAGCTTTAACTTGCATACTGCCGATTCTAAAGCGCAAGCGACAAGTATCACCCTCAACGATAACGAGATAGAGACTCAGCATGGCGACTCATAATATATCTTCTGAGCAAGCTTACATGCCAGCAGCGGATAGCAAAAAAGCCACTAGGGCATTATTAGCTCATATCAACATTGCCACCCACGCCAGCATTGAACAAAGCGGGACGATTGATGATATTGCCAGCAATGAAAAAGCCATCACAGCCCTAACCAATAACAAGCTTGGCTTTATGATTGATGAGCTACACGGCTTTCAGCTATCAGGTGCAGTCACTCGCTATCTTCATCATACTACCCAAACCAGCAGACTACGTGCATCCAGTCAGACTCTAGCAGGATTAGTTGAAGAGCTTGAAAATAAGATTGAGACTTATCACACCTTGAAGCGGCGTGGTAGTAGTGATGTTGATTACTTTGAAAGTGACATCAAAGAATGGGTAGTACAAATCATTGATGAGTTAGCACAAGCGACGTTGCACTTCTCCTATCAAGTGCATAACGTGCTTAACGTTATTGCTGATTTAGATATTCGTATCCATGAGAATGAGAACGCCCTAAAAACTATCGATAATTTAAACATTATTTTTCGTCACTTGAGTGTAGAGAAGCTTGCTAGGTTGGCGAGAAACGATGATTTTTTGCAGCCATTATTATTAAGATTGCTTAAATCTAAACTTGATCAATCCATTGCAGAGCTGATCCAAGCGGGTCATCAGCTTCGGCATAACTTGATGCAACTGCAACAAGACAAGCGCATACAAGCATTAAATCAAGAGGTTGATGACTGGTATCAGCATTTTACCAAGAATCCCACCTTTGCTCCTGATGTTAGCCTGACCATGCATGGTGCGCCTTGCTTTAATATCGCCCATCCGCTCAATCTGACCACCCATCCTGATCTAGACGACCCTACCCATGATACCTTTATCTCTCAATTTGGAGAGCAAATAGCCAATCACTTAAAACCTTTATCTGGTCAAGATGATAGCGCCCTTACCGATAAGGACAATAAAACCCCCATTGATGATGTCAGTCAACAACAGACTCAAGTAGTGAGCATATCGCCATTTTACCAAGCGATAGAGCAATTCTTTGAAGCCTTAACATCAATAGATGGCTTAGCAACACTATCTGGCATGCAAGCTTGGAAGACGTTTTTCGGCGATGCTAATAGTATAACTATCGATGATATAGAGATTACTTTAGAAGACTGGTTGCTCGGTCTGGTTAATCATTTTTATACTCATCAAAGTATTTTTGAGCCGAAGCTTGATTTGAGTTTTAAAGAGCGCGTGTTAGCGCATTACACGGGTAATCATATCGTTGCAGATATCACAGTCAGTCATACAAATGCAATCTCCACTTTTGATGGTGACTTATTATGACCCTTAAGCTGACCCGGCAAGAACAAAAGGTGATCGAGAAATTATTGATTGAACGTCCATCAAGACGTAAAGCTAATAAGACGCTATTGAAGTTAGTCGGGCAAGGATTTGGAGCATTAGCTGCCAACCATATCATCATCTACAACCAAAAAGACTTTGCTGATCTAGCAAAAGTCATCGACAAACTAAACATCGCAGATGATCTAAATGCGCCCAGTCAACTAAACGCTGCCTCTAATCGACTCGAAGTCGCTAAATATCGCACTGATGAAAAATGGAGCCAAGCTACAGTCTTTGCTCAGCAAATACTGATTGTGGGAATGGATTGCCCAATTCCATTATTAAAACCTAGCAGCAATGAAGCGACCCCAAATCCTGCTCAGCACACTGTTGATAAGTATGAGCACTATGATATGCCCGCGACCCCTATCGGCGTATTACCTTCGATGCAAACAGAGTTTTTGGATATCAATCGATTTAAAAAGCTAATCATTATTGAAAATGGACAGCTGATGACGCATTGGTGGCAGTGGCGCGATGACTTGCCTGCCAACTGGCAAAGTGCTCTATTGATCTATCGAGGTCATGGCGACAATCTGGCTTGGGTCTTAAGCATACTGCCTATGTTGCCAGTTAAATGCGAGGTGTTATTAAGCTTTGATGTCGATTTATCAGGGCTTAGAATGATAAGTCGTTATGCACAACTGTGTTCTGCTAAAGTGAGTACT contains:
- a CDS encoding potassium/proton antiporter; the protein is MDTLNILYLVGGLLIFTSIMASTLSARLGVPLLLLFLVVGMLAGEEGILGIHFSQYNIANFIGQAALACILLDGGLRTSIQSFRVGLKPAIVLATWGVVATVLVLGVFVTWLLNVDWRVGLLMAAIVGSTDAAAVFSLLRNGGVKLNDRVQATLELESGANDPLAILLVTGLIALNVDPAGQTVFGFLGLLLQQLGFGLGVGVLAGYALAKMLPKVHLAEGMYAILILSAGLLVFAATNLLGGSGFLAVYLAGLIIGNQKVRATEHVLRVMDSFAWLSQAVLFVVLGLLVTPSNVINVWHYSVAIAAFMILVARPIAVYSSVRPFKFKDREIAFISWVGLRGAVPITLAILPVMAAIDEAFLLFDIAFGVVVLSLILQGTTIPVMARWFKVRIPTNNDPKEEHEVWVSDTQSITLYEFEVKAGAFAMGRHPRAISKRISPDEIAVFALIRGGRLIQVEEDTVLHFGDIVWYAMRGDYARQIAQIFNDTKLDKRAIEEFYGDWLLSPNVKLGDLPFFADLKKAEAKQPNKSKAPSIWQQTVAEFVMANVETSPVAGDKIVVNEEWSLVIKEVDKNGTPCAIGLKHEALPQAV
- a CDS encoding helix-turn-helix domain-containing protein is translated as MILCNLPILLAERRLRVADLVRMTDISKSTLHRIYNDETTRIEFDTLNKLCEVLEVHPGDILKYVPDETKDN
- a CDS encoding bestrophin family protein, with the translated sequence MIVRQKLSAFTLLFALRGSVLPSTYPQIILITAISALVTLIQHEFPSSFSSYSTAPFTLLGIALSLFLGFRNNASYQRWWEARGLWGQLVFDSRSFTRQIMSFIDDRSEEGRDAQKEMVYLNIAFVHALRHRLRDTEPWADVDKFVEEKYHQKMRESKNLPDFIMRLLGKKLSDSRKKRLVTELMMQNIDQQLSAITVVLAACERIQNTPLPFAYMLLVHRTTYLYCFMLPFGLASSLGWATPLICALVAYTFFGLDALSEELVDPFGFEANHLPLEALSRTIEINLLEALNETDLPPPVMPIKGCLQ
- a CDS encoding hemerythrin domain-containing protein, yielding MKRAHQLQPLSREHHLGLNLSRHAKNCSDAPDDILQHWQALETYLSAMTAHFAVEDNVLAKLLSPYQDDVPKVKSALATLNQHHKELDSLFTALQAAQNKGDLIQAAQVRQLAERLYDHIRFEERELFPLAEQHLNESQLTAIYDASDDNVKRFSEGR
- a CDS encoding DUF7281 domain-containing protein — translated: MTLKLTRQEQKVIEKLLIERPSRRKANKTLLKLVGQGFGALAANHIIIYNQKDFADLAKVIDKLNIADDLNAPSQLNAASNRLEVAKYRTDEKWSQATVFAQQILIVGMDCPIPLLKPSSNEATPNPAQHTVDKYEHYDMPATPIGVLPSMQTEFLDINRFKKLIIIENGQLMTHWWQWRDDLPANWQSALLIYRGHGDNLAWVLSILPMLPVKCEVLLSFDVDLSGLRMISRYAQLCSAKVSTLLPKTVFASNSTIPPYNQPHKITEQIDGAPVSSLLEPLQPFYQLLIDHDLALMQEHLWQDATVEWREIKLSSDG
- a CDS encoding DUF5020 domain-containing protein gives rise to the protein MRFDSLNFASSAIKPLAMAAVATVAIAGMSSAQAKTLFKDTSITALYGDGFKMVPNNESANLTTMTLEHASTHDWGGIFAFVDRHQGDHYDLKDANGNVTGSKRYRETFGKVSPKFKVASFNDSFIKQVNLAGVYEFSSNSTGFGQDNLWLGVGADLNIPVPGIKYASATLYHAFNNAEAASGAKTKGDDQKITLTSAWERDNVLIDGYVDFAFNNEFDNVKNSIHFNPQIKYNIQPMLGIDNRLEVGIEYDYWKNKFGINDVNQSAVAGLVKYHF
- a CDS encoding transposase; this encodes MKRAEFNAKLHYFKQQGFPIIYMDESGFEHETIRPYGYAPIGKLCIDSCNWQGKKRTNVIGALYQKVLFALEFIAKNVNWRVIYDWCKYKLIPSLKTKCVIVMDNASFHKNRRIAKLLNRHGHRILWLPPYSPDLNPIENKWAQVKFLRQGWIENDLSKLFYDIHPNHNSFKVN
- a CDS encoding IS630 transposase-related protein, whose translation is MTYSLDFRKQVLKSLANGMTFAEAAVFYDISPTTIQKWKKRLHSKTTRNVTARKITDEALRKDVEDYPDSYHYERATRLNCSASGICEALKRLGISKKKDLRTPKRLPDKKS